GTTCAGAAGATCCTTTTTCCCCACAGCCAACAGGCTTTTAACGCCACCTAAGCCCCTCTGTGTTGTTTATgggaatgtgtgtttatgtgtaagCTGCTGGACACTTGAATTTACCCGcgaggataaataaagtatctatctatctatctatccatcaatCTATTTATCTTAAAACCTCACAGAAACTGCATGTTTAGAGCATCTGTTTAGGTGTTTTTGGGACAGATCAAGTGCTTTAAAGAGATTTATCAGTTTAATTTGGGGTAGTCAAAAGTGTTAAACcgattagtctttttttttgccatgctagcagctcaaTAGCCGCACAACTATTGGGTGGTTTGCCATGAATCacaatgactttggtgatcccctgaatTTTCACATTGTGGGATTTCAACACCTTGCCAGGAAAGTAGCTttagacattcatgttcccctcaggatgaattgacATAACTTTGATAAATTGTTTTGATGGAAAATAAATCCTCTAAcctttttctaaataatttCATATGACATGTTGATGTTAATATTAAGCCTATGCAAAGCCTCGAGGGCTTTTAGCTACATACCTTTCTCCATTTAAAGTAATGAGATAAGTGTACAAAATGTTGCCTTTTGGGATTATTGGGTAGCGAGGGAAACCCTGCCACAAGTCAATGCTAAGATGGGGTCATGAAAGGTTAAAAGTATGTCATTGATTTGAAAGTCAAATATTTGGACATGTGCAGTGTATAGGGAGGTGAGGACATGTATGTAAGCATACTGACCAGAGCTGAGACCACCTGTTTGGCCATGGTAAATATTCGTCTCTCAGTCATCTCACAAGGAGGATTCACATTCtcctgaagaaaaacacaaagagaaattacattaacattttaaagttgacATGTGAATGTTTTGATTAGCTTTAAATATATGGTTTGATGCTTAAAATGAGTTATCACAGAACAGCAGCAGTATACCCtctgtaataaaaatatatacctGTCTGCATCGCCACAGGAAGCTGAGCAGGTCTCTGTTCTCCAGCTCTTCCACAACTGTAATCAGAGGAGCTCGAAGTGACACCACACCAAGAAGCTCTGGCAGGAAGGGATGTGGTCCCAGCTGGGACAGGAAGGACGCAAAGCCCAAGAAGTTGTGTCTTTCTGTGGCATCAGCAGAGTCTGTATAGGGCAAGGATGATAGGGAAATGAGAGTGAAACAGTAACACTGCAGTTACTGAAAATATGTCCTCCAAATCAAATGAGACAATTAAGAGCTTCCATTAAATTTAAGTTTAACCATCTCACCCTTTAGGACTCGCAATACAACGTTCCTGTTTTCCATTCGGGCCCTGTAGAGGGACACAGAGGAGTCGGTTTGCAGGGAGAAGGCAACAGGCAGAGGGGTGACCAGGTTGAAAGACTCGGGCAGCCTCTGACGGGGCAACTCTCTCGGCTGGACGATGGGAGTGAAACTGGGCTTAACGGGCTGTGGGAGTGGGCTGGGCAGGAGAGAGGGTGTTTCCATAGACACGGAGGGGTTTTTGGAGTTGTGACTGTTTGGGGGGTGGAAGGTGGAGTAGGAATTGGGCATGTCCAGTGCAATGCTTTCATGCTCCAGGACATTGATACCGGGTGGAGCTGAGGAAAGAAAGCCAAGGAGGGATAGAGAGATGGGAGATGATAGGGAGGCAGAGAATATTTTTCATTGGAGGTAAATGCAAGGATTTACTTGTGAGCAGATAAACAGGACTATTTATCTTTGTGTAGTGCTGGAAAATATGTCTAACTGAAACTGAGATAGTACGTAGGAGTGCTTATGGACCCCACGGGGTAAATTATATTAGACAGTGGATGCTAAAACTAAACGTAATCTGTCATTTCCTTGcttaatgaaaagaaacaagaatgCTGCTGGTTCTACTGTCACCTGTAAAGTATATTACACCGTGAATACACtgagcatgttttatttatagtaaacTAACTGAAAACCAGTTGAAAGTGCTGATGTGGGCTTTCCTGaccataaacatttaaaaaataaaaacaatcatttacagacatacacagactttaaatgagaaaaacacaaaagttgggattaaataatttcacatgtaaatagcatatattgcatttttctttaaatatttagtaGTTTAAAGATATTGTTCTGTAATACAATTTGCAGTGATTATAACTACAGATTTAATATTCTTATAGGTGCCTGTCATTTTATCTTGTATTTTGGGTTCCTGGCAGCTTAAACTGTGTTTAATTGATAAAATGCTAAATCAGACTGATAGCTGAGTTTGTGCTGAAGAAAAAGATGCTATGCACATGCGGTAAGGACAGTTTAAAATAGTGCTAAACAATGAATGCTTAGAAAGTTGAACCTGAACTACACCTcctgaaaaaagcaaaacacacacatggaatcAGCTTGCTGACTGTTTGCTGACAGTGTAGATCAAAAATAATTCCTACAGTATGatgtcatttaatttatttaaatcataAACTAAATCAAACACTAACAACTGTGTCTATTTTAGTGTCTTACCATCAATGCCATGCAGCGCTCTCCTGGAGGCCTGTGGACGGATGCGATCGACTTTCTCTGGACAATAGCGCAGCAGGAGAATGAAGACCAGAGTGACCAGGAAGCTGGCCAGCAGCAAGATGGGCACAATGATCACCTCCTGCTCATACACACGGATCGCTGCAAACAGGAGCAGACACAAGCAAACATTGATAAACACTCAGCAAGTCAGATACACTAATGTCAGTGGCAAATATGTTTGTCTGTACAACCTGGGCTGGTATGTCATGTCATCTGGTTGTCTGTCAACTTAACACTAGACGAGGCCTCTAATGGCCAGACCAGTTAGTGGCCAAATTCCCCAAATTGTGTCTGCTGTTAAAAACCTACCACAGAGAGGATCTTTTTGCTTGCATTGGAAGTCTGCATCTGCTAATGAAGACATCctgtcaaatgtaaaaagagaTGTGataaaagacctttttttttatatatttctaatACAACATTCACAGTCAAACTTCATATTCAGTAGGTTTCTAGTACTTCCATGTGCTTACATTTAaggacatttccttttttacactccagttctgaagtctttacgttggtttcctgtgcctcaaagaatagATTTCAAAAAACTTCTGCTAGTttataaaaaactaataattaattaattctaCTGCAACTCTTGCCAGGCATCCAGCGTGAGAAGGGGTTTGAGTGAACGTGTAACCGAGACCAGGAACTTCAGAAGTTGTATCACAGTCTCTGACGTATGtatgccaaatgttttttttcccttgccAAAGACGACTGTCAATCAGATTAAAGATTCGGACGCCTCACCGTATCGatcttttttgtaaaacaaaacagcacagaCCTCAATCATTGGTCAATCTTAAGATAAGGTAATACAATGTGAGCGTCACCAAAGCTGTGTACAGATATAAAATGTTAGCATCTCTAATTGAGGAATCGTTATGCTGTATATCTGAATTCAGAACTGCTTTAAATGCAGTGTATGGGAACAGAAATGCAGAGGCACAGGGAAAATCTTCAACCACATGATCATTCTCTTGGGTCAGATCCAAGATATCTAAACCTGTTCGTCTGCATTTTATTACCCATAAATGCTTATACACTCAAAGGGAAAACATAAAGGGCAAACAAAGaacttgcacacacactcaaaactaATAGAATATGTCACAATGGTCAGAATAAGACAGTAGATGAACATTTAGAgcttttatttcattaacaGTGTGCCTAAACATGAGCTCACTCCACCTAAGAGCAACCTTAGCAAAATATTACATGAATTAAAAAACTGTGTAATGAAAAAAAGGCATGGAGTGTAAAACATTCTCACCTCAGCTCCTTCAGTTGTGTCTTATTTCCCAAAAGAAAAATTTCAATCCTGTTCTTCCAGGctcatgtttttctccttcacACAGTCAGACACGTTTCATACATCCTCCCAGCTGAGTGTGTTGTCCGGGTTCAGCCGTGCTGCTCAGATCTGTGTTGAATTGCTTTTCTCGGGTGATTTGTCCGGCTCTGGGGATCAGTGAGCtgctctctgtttgtttgttttccaccttgtgtgttttcctAACCCCACCCCTCATCAACTATACCCCATCCCTCTTCTCCTGTATTTAGCagtttcttcttcctcctttctgtcACACTCCTCAGTTTTTAGAAGTGATGCATCATGTTGACATCAGGTTGGTGGAGATCCTCACTCTTGCCCTGCCTTTGTTTGCTCGACCACATTCTGTGActagtttttttctctgaagTTGACATGTGTTGGCTACTCCGCTTTGTTCAGGGAAACTGGTTCTTTTGTTAAGCATGTTTGGCCTACATTGTACTGGAACTGGTATGACAAGCTTTGCCCGCTCTGGAGTATTTAGTCAACACTAATAAACTATATTTATTTCTGGTTACAAGCATGCAATGTagataaatatattaaaagtgTACTGTCAATTAAGAGAATGCAATATTGCAGTGGTTTTAGAAGCAAAAGTATCTGTACAACAATGTGACATCAATTACAAGAAAAGATTTCAATTGTAAAATGGAATTGTTGTAGCTGGTTGAGGTGCAGCTAGTTTTAACTACTTCATATACGACTGGGTAGCGtagtccagtggttcccaactCGTTAAGCCTCCAACacttatttaaatgatttaaattaaaaaccatatgagcaattttaattttaagataGGACAAACATGTAATAAGGGGGCCCGAACTAGACATTGATTTTAAGGGGTCATAAGCAAAGATTTTGAAACAGGTTGAATGTACAACAATGCATTGTGTTTTATAATCTTGTGTTTTATGCAAAATCTGTGTCTGAAAATAAACTAAGTTACTAAGTGCAGTTAATTACTTTCCAATACAGCAATATGAAATAACACTGTTTTTGGAACTAAATTAACAACATTAACGTATGAAGTAACTTTTCTACTAAAAATATTTG
The genomic region above belongs to Etheostoma cragini isolate CJK2018 chromosome 6, CSU_Ecrag_1.0, whole genome shotgun sequence and contains:
- the styk1b gene encoding tyrosine-protein kinase STYK1b; translated protein: MSSLADADFQCKQKDPLCAIRVYEQEVIIVPILLLASFLVTLVFILLLRYCPEKVDRIRPQASRRALHGIDAPPGINVLEHESIALDMPNSYSTFHPPNSHNSKNPSVSMETPSLLPSPLPQPVKPSFTPIVQPRELPRQRLPESFNLVTPLPVAFSLQTDSSVSLYRARMENRNVVLRVLKDSADATERHNFLGFASFLSQLGPHPFLPELLGVVSLRAPLITVVEELENRDLLSFLWRCRQENVNPPCEMTERRIFTMAKQVVSALEFLHSKDLLHGSIRARSVLVTKDFTAKLWGLHGVHTRKNQGATQRDDPSMKKWQAPELLAKRPASQSSDIWSIGILLYEMATLGEAPYADISVNELLQFHQRGKNLKKPSNCSNTLYSIIKGCCQWKDQDRPTLAEVSHKLHSGEKSSSDKVLKVSGTVNIEQYLKEAGYGEKNSYTVF